The following are encoded together in the Oceanobacillus zhaokaii genome:
- the trpD gene encoding anthranilate phosphoribosyltransferase, producing MKNYLEKLINQENLTTEEMKDAVNYCFTDAVTDSEIAAFLTALQVKGETSDEITGIVDVIRNESLFQGTSISGAIDNCGTGGDRSYSFNISTTSAFVLAGAGVTVAKHGNRSITSKSGSADVLEQLGVSLSFTKEQIEELLLENQIAFLFAPNVHVALKPFTKVRKELKIPTIFNAIGPLTNPINLDSQLLGVYRQELMPILAEALHKLGRRRAVVVNGAGNVDEATLAGENQLMLLDDGKITSFTLRPEDVGLPYYSKDEIRGGNANQNAEILLSVLKGKNGAYYNTTILNAGIGIFANGKAETIEDGIELARESIDSGAALAKLEYLINYSSRIPSEVF from the coding sequence ATGAAAAATTATCTGGAAAAATTAATTAACCAAGAAAACCTTACAACAGAGGAAATGAAGGATGCAGTAAATTACTGTTTTACGGATGCAGTTACAGATTCTGAGATTGCTGCTTTTTTAACTGCCCTGCAAGTAAAAGGTGAAACTTCAGATGAAATTACAGGAATCGTTGATGTCATCCGCAATGAGTCTCTCTTTCAAGGAACCTCCATATCAGGTGCAATCGATAACTGTGGAACTGGCGGAGATCGTTCATATAGTTTTAATATCAGTACTACTTCAGCGTTTGTCCTTGCTGGTGCGGGTGTTACGGTAGCAAAACACGGTAACCGAAGTATTACAAGTAAATCCGGAAGTGCAGATGTCCTTGAACAATTAGGTGTATCCTTATCTTTTACTAAGGAGCAAATAGAAGAGCTGTTGCTAGAGAATCAGATTGCCTTCCTTTTCGCACCAAATGTACATGTAGCGTTGAAGCCTTTCACAAAGGTACGCAAGGAATTAAAAATACCAACAATCTTCAATGCAATTGGTCCATTAACGAATCCAATAAACCTTGATTCACAACTGCTTGGCGTGTATCGCCAGGAGCTAATGCCCATTCTAGCCGAAGCCTTACACAAATTAGGCAGACGACGTGCGGTAGTCGTTAATGGTGCTGGTAATGTTGATGAAGCAACACTAGCAGGAGAAAACCAGCTTATGCTCCTTGATGATGGGAAGATCACTTCGTTTACATTGCGTCCGGAAGATGTTGGTTTACCGTATTATTCAAAAGATGAAATTCGTGGTGGCAATGCAAATCAAAATGCAGAGATTCTACTAAGTGTACTGAAAGGAAAAAATGGCGCTTACTACAATACAACTATTTTAAATGCCGGAATTGGCATATTTGCAAATGGTAAGGCCGAAACAATTGAAGATGGTATCGAGCTCGCACGGGAGAGCATTGATTCTGGAGCAGCATTAGCAAAATTAGAATATCTAATTAATTACAGCAGCAGAATTCCAAGTGAGGTGTTTTAA